Proteins encoded together in one Terriglobus saanensis SP1PR4 window:
- the hpnE gene encoding hydroxysqualene dehydroxylase HpnE produces the protein MSDVIVIGAGLAGLAAATALSSQGAEVTVIDRKPFVGGRAYSYEHPSLHEIVDCQHVLLGCCTNLRALCEDAGIGDKIRWYDELTFLETNGSSTSIHPSGLPSPFHASPAFLRASMLGLADKVGVARGLVEFLRGYPADDSESVAQWLKRTHQSERAIRHFWEPVIVGALNDSFENCSTRYAGQVFHESFIKSAEGGRLGIPKRPLSEFYGEVARQAQQQGTSFLLTQSVDTPLQRDGDRWLIHLEDQTLSTENVIIAVPFEQVQRLLPAELNTTSDLIANAGQFRNAPITTVHLWFDREITELDHAVLLDTGIQWIFHKSRIRRWPASAGSYVELVISASHPHLKRSREDLLSSSLEELAMFFPAVKKAELRKSGILKEARATFSVMPGLDKFRPSQKTDLPGLYLAGDWTQTGWPSTMEGAVRSGFLAAGEVMDSPRRFLRSDLPPQGLMRWLSK, from the coding sequence ATGAGCGATGTGATCGTGATTGGTGCGGGACTGGCTGGCCTTGCTGCAGCGACCGCACTTTCCTCGCAGGGCGCGGAAGTCACCGTGATCGACCGAAAGCCCTTCGTCGGGGGGCGGGCCTACTCTTATGAGCATCCTTCGCTGCACGAGATCGTCGACTGCCAGCACGTTCTCTTGGGTTGCTGCACGAATCTTCGTGCTCTCTGTGAAGACGCCGGGATCGGTGACAAGATTCGCTGGTATGACGAACTCACCTTTCTCGAAACGAACGGCAGTAGTACAAGCATTCATCCCAGTGGCCTTCCGTCGCCTTTTCACGCTTCACCTGCTTTCCTCCGAGCTTCGATGCTGGGTCTGGCGGACAAAGTGGGAGTAGCGCGCGGCCTGGTGGAGTTTCTCCGTGGCTATCCTGCGGATGACAGTGAAAGCGTTGCACAGTGGCTCAAACGGACCCATCAAAGCGAACGTGCCATCCGTCATTTCTGGGAGCCCGTCATCGTTGGTGCCTTGAACGACAGCTTTGAAAACTGCTCCACACGTTATGCGGGACAAGTCTTCCACGAAAGCTTTATCAAATCCGCGGAAGGCGGCCGCCTCGGCATTCCGAAACGCCCACTCTCCGAGTTCTACGGCGAAGTCGCACGGCAGGCGCAGCAGCAGGGAACCAGCTTCCTACTGACGCAAAGCGTAGACACGCCGCTGCAGCGCGATGGGGACCGCTGGCTCATCCATCTTGAGGACCAGACACTATCGACGGAGAACGTCATCATCGCCGTGCCCTTTGAACAAGTCCAACGTCTCCTGCCGGCCGAGCTGAATACTACCTCAGACCTCATCGCTAACGCGGGCCAGTTCCGCAACGCGCCCATCACCACGGTGCATCTCTGGTTTGACCGCGAGATCACCGAACTGGACCACGCGGTCCTTCTTGATACAGGCATTCAGTGGATCTTTCATAAATCCCGCATCCGCAGGTGGCCTGCTTCGGCAGGCAGCTACGTCGAACTGGTCATCAGCGCGTCGCATCCTCATCTCAAACGCTCACGCGAAGACCTGCTTTCGAGTTCGCTCGAAGAGCTTGCCATGTTTTTTCCTGCAGTGAAAAAAGCAGAGCTGCGCAAGAGCGGCATCCTGAAGGAAGCGCGCGCAACCTTCTCCGTCATGCCCGGCCTCGACAAGTTTCGTCCATCCCAAAAGACGGACCTTCCCGGACTCTACCTTGCCGGAGACTGGACCCAAACCGGATGGCCCTCGACCATGGAAGGCGCCGTCCGGAGCGGATTCCTGGCGGCAGGGGAGGTGATGGACTCACCCAGGCGCTTTCTTCGAAGCGATCTCCCGCCACAAGGTCTTATGCGCTGGTTGTCTAAGTAA